One Nocardia huaxiensis genomic window, CGCACCTGAGGGCTCCCGAACCAGCCTCCGAGTGAATTCGCGCCCCTGCTGCCCGTGCTGATCGGCTTCGAATACGCCCATCGTCGCTCTCACCTCCACTTCGGCGGGACCCGCGGTGTATCGCCCCGAGATCGACGTGAACGGTACGAAGACCCGAATCCTTTGCGATCAGATCTACACCGTGGACCCGTCTCGCCTGGGTGAGTTGAAGGGCGGGATCGCGGATGTGCTCGCCGGAACGGTGGTCATCGGCCTTCCGGCGTGCGAGGCGGGAACCAGTCGAGGGTTTGGCCATGGTGGCCCGCATAGGCCGCTGGTACGCCATCCAGCGCGGTGACGAAGTGGCGGCGGTCGGGTGGATGTGGGACGGCCGCGGGGTCCACGGGGAGGACCCCCGGGCCCTCATTGGTTATCCAGTGACAGGGCAGCTTTCGAATCACTGATTGGAATCTCTCGCGGTCGGCGGTGCCGAGGTAGCTCAGGACGGCGCTCCCGAAAACTATGACAGGGATATCCTTCGGGGCCGCGTCCACCAGCTCGGCGAGGGTGTCGTTGAGATGACCGGTGACCAGGTGCGGCGGGTCGAGCCGGGCAATCGCCGCAGCATTCCGCAAGCGCTCCAGTCGATTCCGCTGCTCCGGCCAGACCAGGGATTCGAGCCAGCGCATCGAGTCCGGGTCCGCCACATCGAGGGGATTCAGATCGACACCGGCGCGATGTACCACCTGCGGCAGGCTCGTCGGCAACGGTGGCGCGCCGGAAGTGGTGCAGGGCAGCACCACCGGTGATCTACCGTCAGCGGGATCGAGAACCGGCTGGTCGTCGTAGCGGTAGCTG contains:
- a CDS encoding DUF2332 domain-containing protein: MDPELIGAAKLSRKGAGAVVETSERYQVFAVNEVRGYSPCYERWALGIASDAELLALIDELPYRKRQPNLVFGAARYLGVSPSAFDEFKDFVIARWPDIRDVAMSHSTQTNESGRCATLLPLLARFGDTPIALIEFGASAGLCLYPDRYSYRYDDQPVLDPADGRSPVVLPCTTSGAPPLPTSLPQVVHRAGVDLNPLDVADPDSMRWLESLVWPEQRNRLERLRNAAAIARLDPPHLVTGHLNDTLAELVDAAPKDIPVIVFGSAVLSYLGTADRERFQSVIRKLPCHWITNEGPGVLPVDPAAVPHPPDRRHFVTALDGVPAAYAGHHGQTLDWFPPRTPEGR